In the Marinobacter sp. Arc7-DN-1 genome, TCAGGGTGCTGCCCACGTAATGGGTAATGGTGTTGGCGTTGGTGTCCTTGGACATGAAACGCACCTTGAAGCGGCCCAGTACGTCCAGAATACGGCGGTCCGAACCCGGCTCGCCCTGCATGTCCTGATCGAATACTTCCACAGCAAACACGCCCTTGGCGCCGGCGATAATCTCCACCTGCGGTTTCTCACTGACATAGTCGCCGGTGATCAGGGTACCGGTGTGCTCCGGCTCAAAGGTATTCATCACCCGCAGCGGGATTTCGTTCTGGCGCAGCCCCTTACCGGCGCGGGGATGAATAGCCTCCATACCCAGGTTGGCCAGCTGGTCGGCAACGTCGTAGTTGGTGCGACCCAGGGGCACCACCTTGTCCGCACCAACGATGTTGGGATCGGCGGAACTCAGGTGGTATTCCTTATGGATAACCGCTTCCCGGGCCTCTGTGATTACAGCCACCCGGCTGAAGGTCATCTCGCTGTAGCCCCGGTCGAAGGTGCGCATCAGACCTTCCTTGCACTGGGCGTAGCCGGTAACAATCGGTAGCTCACGACTCAGATCCACCGCGTCGAAGGCCTGTTTCAGCTTTTCGTCCAGCGGCAGCAACTCATTGTCACGCCACCCGGTCAGATCCACAAAGCGGGCATTGATGCCTTCCTGCTGGAGCTTCAGGGCGGTGTTAAAGGCGCTGTGCGCCTCGCCAATGCCGGCCAGCATCTCACGCACCGTCAGCAGGTGTTCTTCCAGCTGGAACTGGCCGTAGGAGCACAGACGCTGCAGGTCGATCAGGCAGCCCCGTACGCCTTCAACACGATCGGTGATGAACTGGTCCGCCTGTTGTTTCAGCATTGGATCGACAAACAGCTCGCCGTTGATGTCGGTCAGAAACTTCACCAGCTTGGTGAGATCGTCACCCCAGGCCCAGTCCGACTCGGCATCCGCAAACAGGGCATATACGCCCGGCTCGCCGGTTTTCTTGTGTTCCAACAGCTCGTTGGTCACCCCGCCATAGGCGGACACCACGTAAATGCGCTGGTACAGGTCGTCCTTGCTGCGATTACCGATAATGATGTTATCGCGGACGGCCTCGTAATTACTCATCGACGTACCGCCGATTTTTTCAACGGTATGTAGTTGGCTAGTCATAGGGTTTGCCTTCGCTATCCTGCAGCATGAATGTCCGGAGGTGCGCGGCGTCTTACGACGCCTCGCTGAGCCCTTCCTGCATGATTTCGTCCACACTTTTGGCAAGCAGTGCGGCACCTTTTTTCAGGTCCTCCTCACTGGTTGTCAGCGGCATCAGGCACTTGATGACTTCATCATTCGGACCACTGGTCTCAATGATCAGGCCGTGCTCAAAGGCACGTTTGGTAATCGGGCCTGTGATATCCGCGTGGCTTGCTTCGATACCACGCATCAAACCGCGCCCCTTCATTTTGAACTGACCGGGGTACTTGTCGCAAATCACCTGCAGGGCGTCGCTCAGTACCTTGGTCTTGGCCTTTACCTCATTGGCAAACGCATCGTCTTTCCAGTATGTCTCCACGGCGGTGCGGGCCGTGATAAAGGCCATATTGTTACCACGGAACGTGCCGTTGTGCTCGCCCGGATCCCAGACGTCCAGCTCCGGCTTGAACAGTACCAGCGCCATCGGCAGACCGTAGCCACTGAGGGACTTGGAAACGGTGACAATGTCAGGCTTGATGCCGGCAAACTCAAAGCTGAAGAACTCACCGGTACGGCCATTGCCCGCCTGGATATCGTCCAGGATCAGCAGGATGTCATGCTTCTTGCACAGCTCGGACAAACCCTTGAGCCATTCCGCACGACAGGCGTTCAGGCCACCTTCGCCCTGAACCGCTTCCACGATCACCGCTGCCGGCAATTCAAAGCCGGACGACCCATCGCTCAGCAACTTGTCCATGATGGCGAGACTGTCCACGTCGTCGCCCAGGTAGCCGTCGTAGAACATGAAATCAACATTACCCAGCGGCGTGCCGACACCACCGCGGTGATGCTTGTTACCAGTGGTGGCGACCGCACCCATGGTGACACCGTGGAAACCGTTGGTGAACGAGATGATGCCGCTGCGGCCTTTTACCTTACGGGCCAGCTTCAGGGCCGCTTCCACACAGTTGGTACCGGTAGGGCCGGTAAACTGCATTTTGTAGTCCAGGCCACGGGGGTCCAGGATGTGCTTCTTGTAGGATTCCATGAAGTCATGCTTGGCCGTGGTAAACATGTCCAGGCCCTGGCTCACGCCGTCTGCTTCGATGTACTCGATCAGCGCTTTCTTCAGGATGTCGTTGTTGTGGCCGTAATTCAGGGAACCGGCACCGGCCAGAAAATCCAGGTATTCCTTGCCGTCCTCGGTGTACAGGTGCGCGTTCTTGGCGCGGTTGAAGATGACCGGAAACGCACGGCTGTATACACGTACTTCGGATTCAGTCGACTTGAAAATTTCCATTGTCTTGCCTCTTAGCATGTCAGGTTCGAGGTAGGTGCGCGGTGGCGTATCAAACAAATGCAGATTCGGTCGCGATAGGCCCCGGGCGTTGGTTAAAGCCTGTTGGCAGACCTACCTCAGTGGCCTGCCGGCTAATCCAAATCACAGCTTTACAGTCGTTCACAGCCCTGCCATCACGTAGTAGGACCGATCCTGGACCGGCTCTCAGGCTGGCTTCGTGAAGGGCCCGATGCGCAGCAGAAACTCGGAATCATGCTGCCCGCCAAAGTGGGTCTCTTTCTCGAAGTGCTCGTGGTAGGTGAGCTCGGCTCCCATATCACGGGCGAATGACCGGAACAGCGCCCATGAGGCCTCGTTGTCTTCGGTGATGGTCGTCTCCATATGGGTGACGTCCTTACACGCTTCACGGCCGACGATTTCCTTGAGCATGCGCTTGGCGAGGCCCTGTCCACGACCTTTCTCGTGAACCGCCACCTGCCAGACAAACACGGTATCGGGCTGTTGGGGAGGGATGTATCCGGAGATAAAGCCGACCAGATCGCCTTCCTTCTCCGCGGCCACGCCGGTTTCGGCGAAGTGGCTGCACTGCAACAGGTTGCAGTAAATCGAGTTGGGGTCCAGCGGCGGGCATTCTGCCACCAGCTGGTGGAGCCTGAAGCCATCATCCTTCACCGGAGTGCGAAGCGTGATGGCGGTGGTATTCGATCCTTCTGATGTCATAGCGTGATCAGTTCGTGTCAAAAAGTTAGTGTTGAATTATATAGACCACAAAATATATTTCAAGTTAAGCCCTGAACCCGCCCGACGGGGTGCCCCGGCTCACTCTTTCAGAATAGCCCGGATTGTCCCATTCGCCAGTGACAAATTGATTAAACAGTGGAAGGAAAAACGATATCCGCGCGACTCAGGGACGTGCCATTGAGAATCCGGTTCCGATAGGAGACCGCAGCGGCCGAACCGGCCGGCCAGAGCCGGTCAAACTCCGGTAACCACGCTTCCAGAGAGTAGGATACCGGCAGCAGGGAAATGTGCAGACCATGGCGCTCAATACTGGCAACCGGCTCAGCGACAGGACTGGAAAGACCGATCCGGGTGATCAGACCACGGGGATCCAACAACAGATTACCCATTCCCGCGGATCCATTATTGACCACCACACGACTGTGCTCGTTCACCAGGCCCGACCAGAGCACCGGCAGACAGGTGTGAGTTGAGGCAATCAAATCGGCTCCGGAGGCCAGGAACCATTCCGACAGCTTGTAATCGTTGCCTGCGGCGAAAGATTCGTGGGCCAGCCCCCAGCCCGCCAGAGACTCCGGATCCCCGTGCACCACCAAAACCTTTAGGCCTCCAAACATCAGGCAACAATACCTTGGTAACAGGGACAACCGCTTCAGGATGTACGGGTGCTCGCCGGCAACGGCCTGCAAGCGTTCCATGATGAGGTTCGACCGCTCTACCACACCCTGGCCCACGAAATCCGGGTAGGCGCAGCCACAACCTGCACCAGCACTGGGATTGGCCAGCTCATAGTCAACATTCCCTAGACTGACGGTATGGTCCAGCACCCGATTATTGATGCTCTGGAACAGGCTGTCGCTGGCGTTAAACCAGTTGAAATCACCATTGAACACCAGTTTAACCCGATGCCCCTGCCGCTCTTCCGCCAGCGCCATCTGCTCGATCTCATCAAGGGCCCAGGGGTTCCCGTAGAGCCCGCCAATGATATAGAGCACATCCTCGGAGACCTGACGGGGCTCCTGGCAGAGCGATGCAGCAGAGTATCGATACGCCAGCGGACAGCTGCGACCTTCTGTCATCACCAACCTCTGGCCTGGCGCGCCGCCAGGGAACGCCCCGCCAGGCGTCGAAGCACCAGCGGAACAAAGAACCCGGCCGTACAGATCAGAAAGCCCCAGGCGTTTACGCCCAGCAGCATGGCGTACTTGCCTTCACCAATGGCCCAGCCTGATGGAATCAGGCCCACAGCCAGCAGAACCCCCAGGCTCAGACCGGTCCAGAAACTCAGATGAAAACTCCAGGGTGACCAACGGGTAAAGCGATAAAACAGGAACACCGGCGCCAGCCCCATCACCATGGTGCCGGATATGGTGGTGGCCTTGAGGATATCGGTGCCGGCGAACATCGGCAGGTTGCCCGCGAAGGCGAAGATAATCATCACCACCGCCCCCACACGAATGCCGGGAAGGCGATCCTGCGCCCGCCGCGCGAGCCGCGGCAGATCCACAGCGAGCGATTTCGCCAGCGAGGTGAAGGTGGAATCGAGTGTTGAGCCGGCCGAGGTCATCATTACCACACTCATGAAGAACAAGGCCGCCAGCCCCAGGGACTGCCCTACGGCTGCCGGCGCATTACCCATGGCCTCGATTCCGTTCAAACGGGCATGAACACCAACCAGACTGAAAATAAACACCGCCACAAAGCCCAGCAGCCCCGCGACCACAAAGCTCTTGAGCATGGTTTTTTCCTTGTTCACAAAGCCCCGGTCGGTCAGTACCGGGTCATGAAACGGATAACTGAACATCTGCAGCAGGGCCACCAGCAGCAGATCAAAGCCGGCATCAAGCCTGAACTCGCCATTGCTCAGCAGGGCACTGGTATCGTTGGCCGGAATAATCAGGAACAGCACCGCTCCGACAAAGAACACAAACACAAAGGCCTGGATCACGTCGGTAAAGATCGAGGACCGCAACCCGCCTTTCAGGCTGTAGGCCAGGGTAAATACCGTGAACACCATCGCCGCTGTGTAGTACTCCCACTCGCCCGGCAACCCGAAATAGCCACCGACCACGGCGGTGTTGCTCCACACCTCATTGTATAAACGGATCAAAATCGCAGCGGCAAACGCCAGCGCCGCAAACCGCCCGAACCGGGAGGTCAGGAAATCCTGAAGGCTACGGGCACCGGTCTGGGTCCGGATCAGGTAGATGATGTAACCGGCTACGGGAATCGACAGCCAGTAACTCGCGTAAGCCAGGCCGCCGGTCACGCCATAGGCCGCACCGAGGTTAGCCGCGTTGGTGACCGACTTGGCGAAGATCCAGCTGATAAAAATACTGGCCGTCAATGACCACTGCCCCACCGGATTGCCGTTATCGTCCGCGCCCTTGTAAAACGAATTCGCGTTCTTGCTCTTTGGCGACAGCACGTACATCACCACGCCGTACACCAGCAGGAATCCCCAGAACAGGGAGGCTTCGGTAAAATTCATTGTCTTGTTCCTGGTTCGTTATTCCCGGGGCTCTGCCCGGGGTTTCTGATTTGGGTGGTGACGGCGCTGGCCGGGAAGGGGCTCAAAAAAACGCCCGTGAATACGTCCCTGTAGGGCTCGGTCGCGCCATCCCTGGCGCTCCACGTTTTTTGACCCCCTTCCCAACCATCCCCTTGTTCGACTCTAATCGTGCTTTCCCCGACAAAGGAATTGTCTGCCAAAGAAACCAGAACAATCTTTGGTAATTTCTTTTCGCTTTTTTTTGCGGATAGCAAAGCGATATCCGCGGTCTGGGTGGTGGGGGTAAATTCTCCGCCGGAAAAAAATGTCTGAGCAAAGCGAGTTGTTTTTCCCAAGGGGAATTTACCCCCACCACCCAGGCCGCCAACTCCCGGCGATCAGTCCTACAAAGCCAAAAAAAAACTAACCAGGAGCCGAACAGCTGGCCCCAAACCGGTAACAGGAAAAACACCGGTGATGCCGCAGCATAATGCGCTCATCCATACTCTCGGCCAACGAGCCCCCGAGGTCATACTGCGGATCATCATCCACCAGCGTGCAGGCATACACCCGAACCCGGTCACCCTTCTTCACCAGCATCCGGGTGTAGGTGCACATAAAGTGCGCCCGCGACTCCTTGGTCGGATACTTCTCCATACAGGTCTCGGTAATCTCCGGGCTGCCGTCTTCCGAACCGGGCGTACCAAGGCCCGGAAACGCGGTAAACGCCAGGTTCTCGGGAATATGCCAGTCACGGAAAATCGCCCGGAAAGCCGCTTCCACATCCGACGGGATTTCCTCGGGATCGGTCTGGCGGGCAATCGACACCTTGAAACCCTGCTCAATCAGCCAGCGGATACCCTCCAGCGCCAGATCAAAGCTGCCTTCACCGCGGTCCTTGTCGTGCCGGGCGCGGTCCGGGAAATCCAGGCTAACCCGGAAGTGGATCGGGTAGGGATTGTCCAGCAACGGCAACACCTGGTGCCGGCGTTTGCGCAGCGGCTCGGTGGCATTGGTCAGCACGAAGCAGGGCCGGTGCTGGCTGGCGTAATCCAGGATGTTGACAAAGTCCCGGATCACGAAGGGTTCGCCGCCGGTGAAGGAAAACTGCTCCACGCCCATATCGATGGCTTCGTGGATAAAGGGTTTCACATCGCTGAGCTTCATGCCGGGAATGCGGCCGTCACCGGGATGGGAGCCTTCCAGACAGAACGGGCAGGCCAGGTTGCAGGCGGTGCCGGTATGAATCCACAGCTCCTTCAGCCTGTGCGCATCAATGTAGCCTCGGGGGTCACCGTTGCGGGTGTGGGTCCAGCTGTCGAACGCCCGGGGCTCCAGGACCTCCACAGCCGGAATACGCCTTCTGCGGGCCGTGGGGGTTTCAGTCAGGGACATAGAGACTCCTCGGTGCTTTTGTGTCTTTGCCGCGACGCCAGCCGTGCAGCTTTTCCAGCAACTTCAGGATGCCCGCGGGAGCATGGGCGCGCTTCCATTCACCGGCAGCGTATTTGGCGGATTCGTTCCAGGTCGGGTACGGATGGATAGTACCCAGGATCTTGTTCAGGCCAAGGCCATGTTTCATTGCCAGGGTGAATTCCGCGAGAATTTCACCGCCATGAGAACCAACCACAACCGCTCCAAGAATCTTGTCCTTGCCCGGCGGTGTGAGCACCTTGATAAAGCCATGGTCTTCGCTCTCAGCTATAGCGCGATCCAGGTCATCCAGGCCGTAGCGGGTGACCTCGTAGGCAACCCCCTTCTCTTTGGCCTCGGCCTCACTAAGCCCAACCCGCGCCACTTCCGGTGAAGTAAACGTCACCCAGGGCATCACCCGGTAATCCACCCGGAAGCGTTTGAACTGCCCAAAGAGGCCATTCACGGCGGCGTACCAGGCCTGATGGGCGGCAGCGTGGGTAAACTGATACGGGCCAGCCACATCGCCACAGGCAAACACGTTCGGGTAGCGCAGGCTCATGTCCTCTTCCACCGGTACGGTGCCGTTGGGCAAGGTATCGACACCAATCCTGTCCAAATTCAGGCCGGCGGTGTTTGCCGCACGGCCAACGGCCACCAGTACCTGATCGAAGGGAATGCGTACCCGCTCACCTTCATGCTCGCAGTAGACGACCTTCTCGTCTTCTTCTTTACGGAACTCCACCGCAGAATGTTTCAAACGGACATCCACACCATCAGCCTGGAACTGCTTGAGGACCAACTCGGAGACATCGACATCCTCCTTTGCCAGCAGGCGCTCCCCCATCTCAATCTGAGTCACCTTGCTGCCCAGCCGGGCAAACGCATGGGC is a window encoding:
- the ectB gene encoding diaminobutyrate--2-oxoglutarate transaminase; the protein is MEIFKSTESEVRVYSRAFPVIFNRAKNAHLYTEDGKEYLDFLAGAGSLNYGHNNDILKKALIEYIEADGVSQGLDMFTTAKHDFMESYKKHILDPRGLDYKMQFTGPTGTNCVEAALKLARKVKGRSGIISFTNGFHGVTMGAVATTGNKHHRGGVGTPLGNVDFMFYDGYLGDDVDSLAIMDKLLSDGSSGFELPAAVIVEAVQGEGGLNACRAEWLKGLSELCKKHDILLILDDIQAGNGRTGEFFSFEFAGIKPDIVTVSKSLSGYGLPMALVLFKPELDVWDPGEHNGTFRGNNMAFITARTAVETYWKDDAFANEVKAKTKVLSDALQVICDKYPGQFKMKGRGLMRGIEASHADITGPITKRAFEHGLIIETSGPNDEVIKCLMPLTTSEEDLKKGAALLAKSVDEIMQEGLSEAS
- a CDS encoding aspartate kinase; this encodes MTSQLHTVEKIGGTSMSNYEAVRDNIIIGNRSKDDLYQRIYVVSAYGGVTNELLEHKKTGEPGVYALFADAESDWAWGDDLTKLVKFLTDINGELFVDPMLKQQADQFITDRVEGVRGCLIDLQRLCSYGQFQLEEHLLTVREMLAGIGEAHSAFNTALKLQQEGINARFVDLTGWRDNELLPLDEKLKQAFDAVDLSRELPIVTGYAQCKEGLMRTFDRGYSEMTFSRVAVITEAREAVIHKEYHLSSADPNIVGADKVVPLGRTNYDVADQLANLGMEAIHPRAGKGLRQNEIPLRVMNTFEPEHTGTLITGDYVSEKPQVEIIAGAKGVFAVEVFDQDMQGEPGSDRRILDVLGRFKVRFMSKDTNANTITHYVGSTLKHVKRVVKALKEEFPNAEINTRKVAVVSAIGSDMKVPGILARSVKALADEDISVLALHQCMRQVDIQFVVDEDDYEKAIVALHGVLIEPHNHEYAIVAA
- a CDS encoding metallophosphoesterase family protein, with translation MTEGRSCPLAYRYSAASLCQEPRQVSEDVLYIIGGLYGNPWALDEIEQMALAEERQGHRVKLVFNGDFNWFNASDSLFQSINNRVLDHTVSLGNVDYELANPSAGAGCGCAYPDFVGQGVVERSNLIMERLQAVAGEHPYILKRLSLLPRYCCLMFGGLKVLVVHGDPESLAGWGLAHESFAAGNDYKLSEWFLASGADLIASTHTCLPVLWSGLVNEHSRVVVNNGSAGMGNLLLDPRGLITRIGLSSPVAEPVASIERHGLHISLLPVSYSLEAWLPEFDRLWPAGSAAAVSYRNRILNGTSLSRADIVFPSTV
- a CDS encoding radical SAM protein; translated protein: MSLTETPTARRRRIPAVEVLEPRAFDSWTHTRNGDPRGYIDAHRLKELWIHTGTACNLACPFCLEGSHPGDGRIPGMKLSDVKPFIHEAIDMGVEQFSFTGGEPFVIRDFVNILDYASQHRPCFVLTNATEPLRKRRHQVLPLLDNPYPIHFRVSLDFPDRARHDKDRGEGSFDLALEGIRWLIEQGFKVSIARQTDPEEIPSDVEAAFRAIFRDWHIPENLAFTAFPGLGTPGSEDGSPEITETCMEKYPTKESRAHFMCTYTRMLVKKGDRVRVYACTLVDDDPQYDLGGSLAESMDERIMLRHHRCFSCYRFGASCSAPG
- a CDS encoding sodium:solute symporter family transporter; amino-acid sequence: MNFTEASLFWGFLLVYGVVMYVLSPKSKNANSFYKGADDNGNPVGQWSLTASIFISWIFAKSVTNAANLGAAYGVTGGLAYASYWLSIPVAGYIIYLIRTQTGARSLQDFLTSRFGRFAALAFAAAILIRLYNEVWSNTAVVGGYFGLPGEWEYYTAAMVFTVFTLAYSLKGGLRSSIFTDVIQAFVFVFFVGAVLFLIIPANDTSALLSNGEFRLDAGFDLLLVALLQMFSYPFHDPVLTDRGFVNKEKTMLKSFVVAGLLGFVAVFIFSLVGVHARLNGIEAMGNAPAAVGQSLGLAALFFMSVVMMTSAGSTLDSTFTSLAKSLAVDLPRLARRAQDRLPGIRVGAVVMIIFAFAGNLPMFAGTDILKATTISGTMVMGLAPVFLFYRFTRWSPWSFHLSFWTGLSLGVLLAVGLIPSGWAIGEGKYAMLLGVNAWGFLICTAGFFVPLVLRRLAGRSLAARQARGW
- the ectA gene encoding diaminobutyrate acetyltransferase; translation: MTSEGSNTTAITLRTPVKDDGFRLHQLVAECPPLDPNSIYCNLLQCSHFAETGVAAEKEGDLVGFISGYIPPQQPDTVFVWQVAVHEKGRGQGLAKRMLKEIVGREACKDVTHMETTITEDNEASWALFRSFARDMGAELTYHEHFEKETHFGGQHDSEFLLRIGPFTKPA